The proteins below are encoded in one region of Lactuca sativa cultivar Salinas chromosome 3, Lsat_Salinas_v11, whole genome shotgun sequence:
- the LOC128132859 gene encoding uncharacterized mitochondrial protein AtMg00820-like, protein MVEPKSIKEALEHADWITTMQEELAEFDRNEVWTLVPPPQNHPIVSRIWARLVAKGFTHIEGLDYDDTFAPVARLEAIIIFLAYAGQKGFKVFQMDVKSAFLNGELDTEV, encoded by the exons atggttgaacccaaatccatcaaggaagcattGGAGCATGCTGACTGGATTACAACCATGCAGGAAGAATTGGCTGAATTTGACCGAAATGAAGTGTGGACTCTCGTACCTCCTCCTCAGAATCATCCCATTGTCAGTAGAATATGG GCAAGACTAGTGGCCAAAGGATTTACTCATATTGAAGGCCTTGACTACGATGACACCTTTGCTCCGGTTGCACGTCTTGAAGCTATcataatctttcttgcttatgctggtCAAAAAGGcttcaaagttttccaaatggatgttaagagtgcaTTTCTTAACGGTGAACTTGACACTGAAGTGTAA